The Indicator indicator isolate 239-I01 chromosome 22, UM_Iind_1.1, whole genome shotgun sequence genome includes a window with the following:
- the ERN2 gene encoding serine/threonine-protein kinase/endoribonuclease IRE2 produces the protein MPQAGGDATHGGHVSLRSCRETGGASGAQGAARVRPSCCAGPGQAGYGVGGGRNPHPGSAPSPLTHGPARPGPARRGPDMSGTWAAPPRRCVWGCSGGRSEICWSRCSWSRCCWSDCRHWYGLGSARGGDAGEAVSVLAGGSAGTVLCVSGHWVLVPWVPMRGDTGRSILLLARLSAWCPRELGGSSHSRWHFERQGQCARCLKGGAVTVPETLLFISTLDGNLHAVSKSTGDIKWTLKDDPILQVPVYVAEPAFLPNPSDGSLYILGGKNKEGLMKLPFTIPELVQSSPCRSSDGVLYTGKKQDTWFIVDPKSGEKQTTLSTEAWDGLCPSSPLLYIGRTQYVITMYDTKSRELRWNATFSDYSAPLCKECQHYKMAHFASSGDGLLVTLDKESGEVLWAHNYGSPVVGIYLWHQDSLRRVPHLNLAMETLRYLTFHSQDIHLLKGSYQSPKDFSATKTQLLPALYVGKHAASFYALTSLVHSSVALVPQSITLARIDGPTTDDVTMRESGECEITPSTDVKYPQGSIASPRNQWLLIGHHELPPVVHTTMLRAFPENLRKTTETIIFRAPPARTMFDDFLAPSSLEEPALRGKEHSQLDPAPKQMEVYPEAGTWDLVLAGVGTVLLGGGILFLLVTRLQKQHEVQQLEKQIQLLQQQQEKLLPGRVSQEDVPAEPREPALGQGSLSQLSQSSSHSDHLKDLPNGMGSPDPDVSAAAEDAEPDVVVVGKISFNPKDVLGHGAGGTFVFRGQFDGRKVAVKRLLPECFHLVDREVQLLRESDEHPHVVRYFCTERDRQFHYIATELCAATLQQYVESPSFDRRGLDPVSVLRQTMAGLAHLHSLSIVHRDLKPCNILISVPSPHGQIRAVISDFGLCKKLQGGRHSFSLRSGIPGTEGWIAPEVLQEAPKENPTCAVDIFSAGCIFYYVVSEGQHPFGDSLRRQANILSGSYQLSCLQEETHDKLVARELIVAMISPEPQHRPSAPMVLVHPFFWSQEKQLQFFQDVSDRIEREPAEGAMVSALEQGARVVVRTNWRMHISLPLQTDLRKFRTYKGGSVRDLLRAMRNKKHHYHELPVEVREALGSVPDGFVQYFTSRFPQLLLHTHRAMRVCAHERLFQPYYCQGPGYDGM, from the exons ATGCCACAGGCAGGGGGAGATGCCACACACGGGGGGCATGTCTCCTTGCGGTCGTGCAGGGAGACCGGAGGTGCCAGCGGGGCGCAGGGTGCAGCCCGCGTCCGCCCCTCGTGCTGCGCGGGGCCGGGCCAGGCCGGGTACGGGGTTGGGGGGGGCAGGAACCCGCATCCTGGATCCGCCCCGTCCCCGCTGACTcacggcccggcccggcccggccctgcGCGCCGCGGCCCCGATATGTCCGGGACATGGGCGGCCCCTCCGCGCCGCTGCGTCTGGGGCTGCTCCGGGGGCCGCTCCGAGATCTGCTGGTCCCGCTGCTCCTGGTCCCGCTGCTGCTGGTCCGACTGCCGGCACTGGTACGGACTGGGCTCGGCCCGGGGGGGAGATGCGGGTGAGGCTGTGTCGGTGCTCGCGGGCGGGAG CGCGGGCACCGTGCTGTGTGTCAGCGGGCACTGGGTGCTGGTGCCTTGGGTGCCAATGCGTGGTGACACGGGCAGGAGCATCTTGCTGCTGGCC aggcTGTCAGCATGGTGCCCTCGGGAGCTGGGTGGCAGCTCCCACAGCCGGTGGCATTTCGAGCGACAAGGGCAGTGTGCCAGG TGCCTCAAAGGTGGTGCCGTGACAGTCCCAGAAACGCTGCTCTTCATCTCCACGCTGGATGGAAACCTCCATGCAGTGAGCAAGAGCACTGGTGACATCAAATGGACCCTGAAGGATG aTCCCATTCTGCAGGTGCCTGTTTATGTGGCAGA aCCTGCGTTCCTTCCAAACCCCAGTGATGGCAGCCTCTATAttctgggaggaaaaaacaagGAAGGTTTGATG AAGCTGCCGTTCACCATCCCGGAGCTGGTGCAGTCCTCGCCGTGCCGCAGCTCGGATGGGGTCCTCTACACCG ggaagaagcaggACACCTGGTTCATTGTGGACCCCAAATCAGGAGAGAAGCAGACCACTCTCTCCACAGAGGCCTGGGATGGTCTGTGCCCGTCGAGCCCCCTGCTCTACATCGGCCGTACCC AGTATGTCATCACCATGTATGACACCAAGTCTCGGGAGCTGCGCTGGAATGCCACCTTCTCTGACTACTCAGCCCCGCTCTGCAAGGAGTGCCAGCACTACA agaTGGCACACTTCGCCTCGAGCGGCGACGGGCTGCTAGTGACACTGGACAAGGAGAGCGGGGAGGTCCTGTGGGCACACAACTATGGCTCGCCCGTGGTGGGCATCTACCTGTGGCACCAGGACAGCCTCCGCCGCGTCCCACACCTCAATCTGGCCATGGAGACCCTGCGCTACCTGACCTTCCACTCACAGGACATCCACCTCCTCAAGGGCAGCTACCAGTCCCCGAAGGACTTCTCTGCCACCAAGACTCAGCTGCT GCCAGCGCTGTATGTGGGGAAGCACGCGGCCAGCTTCTATGCCCTGACCTCCCTGGTGCACAGCAGCGTGGCGCTGGTG CCGCAGAGCATCACCCTGGCCAGGATCGACGGCCCCACCACGGACGACGTCACCATGAGGGAGTCGGGGGAGTGCGAGATCACGCCCAGCACCGACGTCAAGTACCCGCAGGGCAGCATCGCCTCGCCCCGCAACCAGTGGCTGCTCATAG GGCACCACGAGCTGCCCCCTGTGGTCCACACCACGATGCTGCGAGCCTTCCCAGAGAACCTGAGGAAGACCACGGAAACCATCATCTTCAGGGCTCCTCCTGCCAGGACCATGTTCGATGAC TTCCTGGCCCCAAGCAGCTTGGAGGAGCCGGCTCTGCGTGGCAAGGAGCACTCccagctggacccagcaccaAAGCAGATGGAGGTGTACCCTGAGGCTGGCACCTGGGACCTGGTGCTGGCTGGTGTTGGCACAGTTCTGCTGGGTGGGGGAATCCTGTTCCTCCTGGTCACG aggctgcagaagcagcacgaGGTGCAGCAGCTAGAGAAGCAGattcagctcctgcagcagcagcaagagaagctgCTCCCAGGCAGGGTCTCTcaagaggatgtccctgcagagcccagggagCCAGCACTGGGCCAGGGCAGCCTCTCACAACTCTCACAGAGCTCCAGCCACTCGGATCACCTGAAGGACCTGCCTAATGGGATGGGCAGCCCGGATCCAGAtgtctcagcagctgctgaag ATGCAGAACCAGATGTGGTTGTGGTtgggaaaatttcttttaaCCCCAAGGACGTGCTGGGCCATGGAGCTGGAGGAACCTTTGTCTTCAG GGGCCAGTTCGACGGCCGGAAGGTGGCCGTGAAGCGGCTCCTGCCCGAGTGCTTCCATCTGGTGGACCGCGAGGTGCAGCTGCTGCGGGAGTCGGACGAGCACCCGCACGTGGTGCGCTACTTCTGCACCGAGCGGGACCGGCAGTTCCACTACATCGCCACCGAGCTCTGCGCCGCCACGCTGCAGCAG TACGTGGAAAGCCCCAGCTTTGACCGCCGTGGCCTGGACCCGGTGTCTGTGCTGCGCCAGACCATGGCGGGGCTGGCACACCTCCACTCCCTCAGCATTG TCCACCGTGACCTGAAGCCCTGCAACATCCTCATTTCTGTCCCCAGCCCCCACGGGCAGATCCGAGCTGTCATCTCGGACTTTGGCCTCTGCAAGAAGCTGCAGGGGGGGCGGCACAGCTTCAGCCTCCGCTCGGGCATCCCTGGCACCGAGGGCTGGATTGCTcctgaggtgctgcaggaggcCCCAAAGGAGAACCCG ACATGTGCTGTGGACATCTTCTCAGCTGGCTGCATCTTCTACTATGTGGTGTCAGAGGGGCAGCACCCGTTCGGGGACAGCCTGCGGCGCCAGGCCAACATCCTGTCAGGCTCTTaccagctgagctgcctgcaggaggaaaCTCATG ACAAGCTCGTTGCACGAGAGCTGATTGTGGCAATGATCAGCCCCGAGCCCCAGCATCGGCCCTCGGCCCCCATGGTCCTTGTGCATCCCTTTTTCTGgagccaggagaagcagctgcagttctTCCAG GACGTCAGTGACCGCATCGAGAGGGAGCCTGCCGAGGGGGCCATGGTctctgccctggagcagggggcACGGGTGGTGGTGAGGACCAACTGGAGGATGCACATCTCCCTCCCACTGCAGACAG acCTGAGGAAGTTCCGAACCTACAAGGGGGGCTCAGTGCGGGACCTGCTGCGGGCCATGAGGAACAAG aaGCACCACTACCATGAGCTGCCAGTCGAGGTCAGGGAAGCCCTAGGCTCCGTCCCCGATGGCTTTGTGCAGTACTTCACCTCCCGcttcccccagctgctgctgcacacacacagggcCATGAGGGTCTGTGCCCATGAGCGACTCTTCCAGCCCTACTACTGCCAGGGACCAGGGTATGATGGCATGTGA